The Spirosoma oryzicola region TTGTCAGACAAGAATAAGTATAGTAATTTGTTCAATGATGCATTGCATTGCTACTATGCTGCGTATTGTGATGTATTTATAACTAATGATAAAAAAACAGCTAAGAAGAGTAAAGCTGTTTATGAAAGTGAGGGTATCATTACACAGATATATAGTTTAGATGAATTTACAAGTTTGTTGCAGGAAATAAATAAGAAATAATTAATAGATATACATCGCTAAAAAGTAAGTTTGACTTTATTTTTTAGCGATGTATATCTATCTCCTTTGGCGGTATGAATGATATTACAGCTAAGCTTTAACGTAGATTATTCATTTAAAGACTTCGGGTTTCCTTTTAGCTTTGATTTTGTCTGAAATATTTGCGCCAGAATTGTCGATATATGAACTGGCTCTTTATTTTTGTCTCGTTTTCTCATCGCTCCGAACCATAGTTTTGATCTCGATTGCAACCACCGCCTTCGATGCGGATTCGGTGCTTTAGACTCCCTTTCTTTTGGGCCTCAAACCATTCCCGTTCTTCAGGACTCATCGACTGACCTTTGCTCTGCCGATCTTGTAATGACTTGAAGAGATGCATGCCGGTTAACTCTTTTTCGTTTGCCATTGGCTTGATTGGTTATAGTAAACTAATACAGCGTGTTTAAACTCTGATGCGTCCATAGCGTAGCTTAAAAAAGCCTAACATCGCATGCTGAGTAGGTGTCAAGTGTTGGTTGTTCTGCTCCATTATAACCAAAGAGACATAATCAGGTGGATAGACATAAGCTTCTTCCTGTGGGGGAGCCGGGGCCGCAGCTGGCGGGGGTGTGGGTGGGCTAGGGGTACTACCGACCGTGTTGCCGGTTTTTGTTTCAATGTGCTGCACCAGATCGACAAAGTAGTTGTAGCCCGTTATATCAATGATGCCCGTACCCGGATTACCATTAATCTCCGTGATGTAGAAGTTAGGAGCCTTATTCCCGTATGATGTCCACCCCAGCGAACTCAAGGCCGATCGCTTTAGCCGCTTGAACACAGCGTTTTTGTTCGGTAGCTGACACGGTAACGGCTCGACCGCTATAATAGCTTGAATGCTAAACGGCTGATCAAAGTCTTTAAAGGGTGCGACTTTTTAAATTGCTATAAACAAAAGTGCCACACTATGTATATAGCGTGGCATCCACTAAGCGCGTTTTGTCTGTGCTGGCACTGCACCCTCAAATTTTAGGAACTTCCCGGTTTATCCAGAACTCATTGAAGTCTTTATAGCCTTGATAGAGCGTTGAACGGTCTACAACCGATACACCTGATGCCTGGATCTTGGCTAAGGCCGTGCTACCGGCTTGGTCATTGTCGAGATAGGCGTTGATTTGAGCGAACTGAGTAAGCAGGGGTAGGGCGACATCGAGATTACTGGTTGAGTTGAGCACAATCGTCGTGCAGTTCGGTTCGCTTACCTGGTAATAGTCCAGCGCCGTTAGGAAGTCAAAAAAACCTTCGAACACGTTGACCACTCGCTGATGTTTGCCCGCAATGGTTGTGAACCAGGAGGGGCCAATATTACGCTTGATTTCACGAACGTTTTTGTCTTTGTCGGTCCATTGGTTGCGCAGCGCAAAGCCGCCTTTGTCATTCTCAAAGCCCACGGCAAACAGGCGTTTGTAGATGGATTGATAATAGACATCACGCAGGTATTTGCGGGCTATGGGGTAGCTGATGCGACGCTGAGCACTGTAGGGGACTAAAGCCGGATTGTCGTGCAGCTTAACGGCAATGATTGATTCCTTTTCGTTCAGAGTCTTGTTGGCTACTGGGTCGTCGAAGGAAAATAGAGTTGCTGGTGGTTGGTAGGTAAATTGTTGTAGCGTTTGAATCGCGGTCACGAAATCACATTGTTCAAGTTGGCGAACCAGACGAACCAGATTCCCCCGGTCGCCCCCAAAGTCATTCCATACGTTCTTGACCGGATGCACGAAGAAGGAAGGTGTTTTCTCATCCCGCAGGGGAGACAGGTAAGCAAACTCCTGTCCGCGCTTAAGAACAGGCAGAATACCCTTACTCGCCAGGTAGTCCGTAATGGATATCTGACACAGTTGTTGAATCAGTTCTTGCGTAATCATACCACGCTGTTTGACCTTCTGGTAAAACCGAAGAACACTCCGTTTACCGAAAATGGTCATTTCCTCGAAAATGGTTAAAAGCGCAATTCTCGCATCTGGCTGTTTGACTGATCGATGGCATAGATTCTGCCACCCACAAAAAGGGCTCTGTAACTGCTAAACGGGCTGTCGTAAGCGCTGTTCGTTAACACCGAGAGATCGTAGCGAGCCGTGACCTGACCCGACGTAGTGGAATAGCGAATCAAATCATCATTGATCACCATGCTATGGGTGATGATGCGGGATTCCGGAATCAGCCGTGTGCTCGTGCCTAGCCCCAATAGCAAATCATCCGTTGACGTAACAGCAAAGGAAGGTTGTAAATCACTTTTTCTGTCGGAAACGAGCTTTGCCTCACCAAAGCGATCAGTCAAGGGATCGTAGCGAGATGCATATAGCTCCCCGTTGCCAGTTTCGTCGTACCTGGAAAAATAAGCATACGGTGTGCTGGCGACGTTGACGATTGGCCTGTAATTCGTCAGGTAGTCAATCACGTTCGTCGAGTTAACCGCCTGAAAGCTTTTCTGCTGCGCATCGAATCGGAGTATCTGCTTGCGATAGATATCGCTCAGATAGACCTGGTTATTCTGTTGATACGCGTACTTGTAAGCGGTGATATCGGGTGTGTCGGGCGTGCTGATTTTGGTCCACTGATCCAACTCCGGGTTATACTCCCACTGAAAGGTAGCGCTGTGAGACAGTATATCTTTATACAGGACATACCCTTTGTTGTTCACGCTAAACACGATAGCAGGAGAGCCATTAAAGCGGTCAGAAGGCTCAATAGTCAGGCGCTGACGGGCTACCCATTTATCCTGATCGGCATCGTACTGAAATAAGCTTCCTTCTCGTCCCAGCACATACAGCTTATCGTTGCAGGTGAAAAAATAATCGTCGTAAAGAAGTGAGGTGAATGGGACCGTCGCCCGGTTCAGTACGGTAAGAGGTTTGTAGGCTGATTTGTCGGTTTGGGGAGCCGTAAAGCGGGTAATGGCGTTCATCGGAGGACGTGGCAACCAGCTCGGTGTCTGCAAACGGGGCGTCGGTAAGTAGCGGCCATAATACACACGCCCGTTCTTGAAGATGATGTATGGCTCCAGATAGTAGCGTTGACCGGGGGATAGATTCTGAATGTTCGCCGTAAACAGGTATTGGGATGTATCGAGCGTCGCTTTAAGGCGTAGGTGTTGCGGGTTCTTGACGGATAAAACCGAATCAGTCGAAGACAGACAAAAGCCAACCTCGCGAATCTGGCTGGCACGAAGAGAGCTGTATGCCCGTCCGAATCGACAGGAAATACGCACATCGGTGTTGGCCGTCCGGGTGTAGATAGTCTGAGCGCTGATGTATAAACTGTCGGTCAGGGTCTTTACCTCGACAAGTGGAGGCTCAGGAAGTTGCTCGTCCGGAATTGGTTGTGACGGATCTACCGTAGATCGATGGCAACCGGATACCAACAGCGTAAACGTAAGTAGAAGAAAGTAAAGTCTCATGGCTCTCCTGGATAGTGGTAAACGATCGCTTATTCAGACAAGTTACTTATCCTATTAACGATTCCTGTACCTTTTTTATGGCCTGAAAACCGTGCGCAAACCGGGTCTTTTTACAACCCAGTGAGGTGAAACAGAAGCCGTGCGGTCAGATTCTCAAACCTGACCGCACGGCTTCTTTAAACGTATGGCAACGAATTTGATCAACTCCACTAATGGTTCTCTAAAGAAGACAACTGCTGTAAACTGGCCTGATGTACCTGTTGAGCCGCTAACAAATACCGATGGTAGTTGTCCCGATTTTGCTCATACCAGCGCAGTAAATTCGATTGGCTGTCTTCACTTGCGAGCGATGCTTTTAGTTCGTTAATGCGGTGTTCGGTAGTTCGGATTGTTTCTTCCAGATGGGTTATGTAGCGTTGGTGGCGCTTGGTTCGCTGGCGCGTAACACCCACTAGCCACTGTGTATGAACGGAATGCCAGTTAACGGGTTCGTTTAACACCTCCTGCCACGGACTAGCTATTTCCTGAATAGGCTCCGACGTTGCGCTGATGCCGATCAGTTCGGTCGTGTCAGGATTGTTATCGATATGGTTGATGAAGGCAATAAGCTCCGATTGCGTGTCTGGACTAACTGAATTGATGCAATGGTGAGCCACGCTGAACGAATACTGTTCGAGAATTTGATTAAATAATTGTGTATTAGGCAACACGTCGTTTGTTGAA contains the following coding sequences:
- a CDS encoding CHC2 zinc finger domain-containing protein; the encoded protein is MITQELIQQLCQISITDYLASKGILPVLKRGQEFAYLSPLRDEKTPSFFVHPVKNVWNDFGGDRGNLVRLVRQLEQCDFVTAIQTLQQFTYQPPATLFSFDDPVANKTLNEKESIIAVKLHDNPALVPYSAQRRISYPIARKYLRDVYYQSIYKRLFAVGFENDKGGFALRNQWTDKDKNVREIKRNIGPSWFTTIAGKHQRVVNVFEGFFDFLTALDYYQVSEPNCTTIVLNSTSNLDVALPLLTQFAQINAYLDNDQAGSTALAKIQASGVSVVDRSTLYQGYKDFNEFWINREVPKI